In Massilia antarctica, the following are encoded in one genomic region:
- a CDS encoding glutamine--tRNA ligase/YqeY domain fusion protein translates to MSNEKNPAAPAANAPSPNFLRAIVENDLAAGTHARPGLPPVITRFPPEPNGYLHIGHAKSICVNFGLARDYQGRCNLRFDDTNPAKEEQEYVDTIIDSVKWLGFSWEQSGESHLYYASDYFERLYLMAEYLITAGYAYVDSQSADDIKKNRGNFGTPGVNSPFRDRTPDESLAMFRDMKAGKYKDGEHILRIKMAADSMASPNMTNRDAAIYRIRHAHHHRTGDTWCIYPMYDFTHPISDALENITHSVCTLEFQDHRPFYDWLLATLAEGGFFTQPVPRQYEFARLNLTYVVTSKRKLREMVDEGIVTGWDDPRMPTIVGLRRRGYTPEAIQLFCERIGVSKADGWIDMSTLEGCLRDDLDPKAPRATAVLRPLKLIIDNFPEGESVECSSPVHPHFPERGVRTFPITRELWIEQDDFMEVPSKGYFRYFPPIGDTPGSRVRLRHGYVTECTGYDKDADGNVTAVHVKYFEDSKSGTEGSNTYKVKGNIHWVSAATALEAEVRLYDRLFTEPQPDAGGRDWKPFLNPNALEVVTAYLEPGMSAAEADQRFQFERHGYFVADRVDSTPGKPVFNRVTTLKDSWVK, encoded by the coding sequence ATGAGCAACGAAAAAAACCCTGCGGCGCCGGCTGCGAATGCCCCGTCGCCGAACTTCCTGCGTGCCATCGTCGAGAACGACCTGGCCGCCGGCACCCATGCCCGCCCGGGCTTGCCGCCGGTAATCACCCGCTTTCCGCCCGAGCCGAACGGCTACCTGCACATCGGCCACGCCAAATCGATCTGCGTGAACTTCGGCCTGGCGCGCGACTACCAGGGCCGCTGCAACCTGCGCTTCGACGACACCAATCCGGCCAAGGAAGAACAGGAATACGTCGACACCATCATCGACAGCGTCAAATGGCTCGGTTTCAGCTGGGAACAGAGCGGCGAAAGCCACCTGTACTACGCGAGCGATTATTTCGAGCGCCTGTACCTGATGGCCGAATACCTGATCACAGCCGGCTACGCCTACGTGGATAGCCAGAGCGCCGACGATATCAAGAAAAACCGCGGCAATTTCGGCACGCCAGGCGTCAATTCGCCGTTCCGCGACCGTACGCCGGACGAATCGCTGGCGATGTTCCGCGACATGAAGGCGGGCAAGTACAAGGACGGCGAACACATCCTGCGCATCAAGATGGCGGCCGATTCGATGGCCTCGCCCAATATGACCAACCGCGATGCGGCCATCTACCGGATCCGCCATGCGCACCACCACCGCACGGGCGATACCTGGTGCATCTATCCGATGTACGACTTCACACATCCGATTTCAGACGCGCTGGAAAACATCACCCATTCGGTCTGCACCCTGGAATTCCAGGACCACCGCCCGTTCTACGACTGGCTGCTGGCCACCCTGGCCGAAGGCGGCTTCTTCACGCAGCCGGTGCCGCGCCAGTACGAATTCGCGCGCCTGAACCTGACCTACGTCGTCACCAGCAAGCGCAAGCTGCGCGAGATGGTCGATGAAGGCATCGTGACCGGCTGGGACGATCCGCGCATGCCGACCATCGTCGGCCTGCGCCGGCGCGGCTACACGCCGGAAGCGATCCAGCTGTTCTGCGAGCGCATCGGCGTGTCCAAGGCCGACGGCTGGATCGACATGAGCACCCTGGAAGGCTGCCTGCGCGACGACCTCGACCCGAAAGCGCCGCGCGCCACCGCCGTGCTGCGCCCGCTGAAATTGATCATCGACAATTTCCCGGAAGGAGAGTCGGTCGAATGCAGCTCGCCCGTGCATCCGCACTTCCCGGAACGCGGCGTGCGCACCTTCCCGATCACGCGCGAACTGTGGATCGAACAGGATGACTTCATGGAAGTGCCGAGCAAGGGTTACTTCCGGTACTTCCCGCCGATCGGCGATACTCCCGGCAGCCGGGTGCGCCTGCGCCACGGCTACGTGACCGAGTGCACCGGCTACGACAAGGATGCCGACGGCAACGTTACCGCCGTGCACGTGAAGTATTTCGAAGACAGCAAATCGGGTACCGAAGGCTCGAACACCTACAAGGTCAAAGGCAACATTCACTGGGTCAGCGCCGCCACCGCTCTGGAAGCCGAAGTGCGCCTGTACGACCGCCTGTTCACCGAGCCGCAGCCCGATGCGGGCGGACGCGACTGGAAGCCCTTCCTCAATCCGAACGCGCTGGAAGTGGTCACCGCCTACCTGGAACCGGGCATGAGTGCCGCCGAAGCGGACCAGCGCTTCCAGTTCGAACGCCACGGCTACTTCGTCGCCGACCGGGTCGACTCCACGCCAGGCAAGCCGGTATTTAACAGAGTGACCACGCTGAAAGATAGCTGGGTTAAATAA
- a CDS encoding DnaJ domain-containing protein, with amino-acid sequence MDNLYTTLGVAPNASDDEIKKVYRSLAMRFHPDRNDAPGAEVRFKSITKAYEILSDPAKREEYNQSVNHRIIIDAEEEAFALWRSLFSLNGVALPA; translated from the coding sequence GTGGACAATTTATACACCACCCTCGGCGTGGCGCCGAATGCGAGCGACGACGAGATCAAGAAGGTGTACCGCTCCTTGGCGATGCGTTTCCATCCGGACCGCAACGACGCCCCCGGCGCGGAAGTGCGTTTCAAGAGCATCACCAAGGCTTACGAAATCCTGTCCGACCCGGCCAAGCGCGAGGAATACAACCAGAGCGTCAACCACCGCATCATCATCGATGCGGAAGAAGAGGCATTTGCCTTGTGGCGTTCGCTGTTCAGCCTGAACGGCGTGGCCTTGCCGGCGTAA
- a CDS encoding LysR family transcriptional regulator, whose product MELRQLRYFIAVAEELHFTRAAERLHIGQPPLSHAIQMLEADVGAQLFERTKRWVRLTEAGRLFLDDARRIVALAEQAAATARRAERGEAGELRVGFTFSTPLTPLFAHVINRYRQQYPAVTLTLHEMATVPQLDALARRELDLGFVRPPEDGLPENIGLTALREDPLVAVLPTGLALARKKAIAIREMAGLPFVMYPHSAGTGIYPQIFRLCRDAGFVPRVEQTAGEASTIIGLVAAGCGVSVLPGSFERIRMDGVCYRPLLDAAATTTLLLAQRKGEHAPLVQAFLALATEAAL is encoded by the coding sequence ATGGAACTTCGCCAGCTCCGCTACTTCATCGCCGTGGCCGAGGAACTGCATTTCACGCGCGCGGCCGAGCGCCTGCACATCGGCCAGCCGCCACTCAGCCACGCCATCCAGATGCTGGAAGCGGACGTCGGCGCGCAGCTGTTCGAGCGCACCAAGCGCTGGGTCAGGCTGACCGAAGCCGGCCGCCTGTTCCTTGACGATGCGCGCCGCATCGTCGCCTTGGCCGAGCAGGCCGCGGCCACCGCGCGCCGGGCCGAGCGCGGCGAGGCGGGCGAACTGCGCGTCGGGTTCACGTTCTCGACCCCGCTCACGCCTTTGTTTGCGCATGTGATCAATCGCTACCGTCAGCAGTATCCGGCGGTGACCTTGACCTTGCACGAGATGGCCACCGTGCCGCAGCTCGATGCGCTGGCCCGGCGCGAACTCGATCTGGGATTCGTGCGCCCGCCCGAGGACGGACTGCCCGAGAATATCGGCTTGACCGCGCTGCGCGAAGACCCGCTGGTGGCGGTGCTGCCGACCGGCCTGGCCCTGGCGCGCAAGAAGGCGATCGCGATCCGCGAGATGGCCGGGCTGCCGTTCGTAATGTATCCGCACAGCGCGGGGACCGGGATTTATCCGCAGATCTTCAGGCTGTGCCGGGATGCGGGGTTCGTGCCGAGGGTGGAACAGACGGCGGGGGAAGCGTCGACCATTATCGGGCTGGTGGCGGCGGGGTGCGGGGTGTCGGTGCTGCCTGGGTCGTTCGAGAGGATCAGGATGGATGGGGTGTGTTACCGGCCCTTGCTCGATGCGGCGGCGACGACGACCTTGCTGCTGGCGCAGCGAAAGGGCGAGCACGCGCCGCTGGTGCAGGCGTTTTTGGCGTTGGCGACAGAGGCGGCGCTTTGA
- a CDS encoding MFS transporter, translating into MSSSAVAAASSAFKRINRAMLCGGFSAFALLYSVQPLMPLLAHQFALTPAQSSWSLSIATLALAVSLVISGALSDRIGRKKLMTFALVGAAGFTVLTAVAQNFAQLLVLRALLGFSLGGMPAVAMAYLSEEIEGPSLGLSMGLYISGTALGGMAGRVIASVASDHYSWRLALGLMGAAGLYAAWEFARSLPESTNFRGGKPGLRGLLDGARTHLRDDGMPWLFALGFLVMGVFVSLYNYIGYRMLAAPFNLSQSAVGALSVLYLIGMFSSVWAGRLADRIGRRNVLWMVMTIMLAGLVLTLSNHLVLILAGMSLFTFGFFGTHSVTSSWVGRRARAPQALASAMYLFFYYIGSSVIGSVSGLVWSAAGWNGVVGLLALALGLALAIALRLRGLAPIEALSLKAG; encoded by the coding sequence ATGTCTTCCAGTGCCGTTGCCGCCGCTTCGTCCGCCTTCAAACGCATCAACCGCGCCATGCTGTGCGGCGGCTTTTCCGCCTTCGCGCTGTTGTATTCGGTGCAGCCGCTGATGCCTCTGCTGGCGCACCAGTTTGCGCTCACACCCGCCCAGAGCAGCTGGTCGCTGTCGATTGCCACGTTGGCGCTGGCGGTGTCGCTGGTGATCAGCGGCGCGCTGTCGGACCGCATCGGCCGCAAAAAGCTGATGACGTTCGCGCTGGTGGGCGCCGCCGGTTTCACGGTGCTCACCGCCGTTGCCCAGAACTTCGCCCAGTTGCTGGTGCTGCGCGCCTTGCTCGGGTTTTCGCTGGGAGGCATGCCGGCCGTCGCCATGGCTTACCTGAGCGAAGAAATCGAGGGGCCGTCGCTCGGCCTGTCGATGGGCCTCTACATCAGCGGCACTGCGCTCGGTGGCATGGCGGGGAGGGTGATCGCCTCCGTGGCGAGCGACCATTATTCATGGCGCCTGGCGCTGGGCTTGATGGGCGCCGCCGGCCTGTATGCCGCGTGGGAGTTCGCGCGCAGCCTGCCGGAGTCCACCAATTTCAGGGGCGGCAAACCCGGGCTGCGCGGTTTGCTCGACGGCGCCCGCACCCACTTGCGCGACGATGGCATGCCGTGGCTGTTCGCACTTGGCTTCCTGGTGATGGGCGTGTTCGTGAGCCTGTATAACTACATCGGCTACCGCATGCTGGCCGCGCCGTTCAACCTGAGCCAGAGCGCGGTCGGCGCGCTGTCGGTGTTGTATTTGATCGGGATGTTCAGCTCCGTATGGGCGGGCCGGTTGGCCGATCGCATCGGGCGCCGTAACGTGTTGTGGATGGTGATGACGATCATGCTGGCCGGGCTGGTGCTCACCCTGTCGAATCATCTGGTGCTGATTTTGGCGGGTATGAGCTTGTTCACGTTCGGTTTTTTCGGCACGCACTCGGTGACCAGCAGCTGGGTGGGACGGCGGGCCAGGGCGCCGCAAGCGCTGGCGTCGGCCATGTACCTGTTCTTTTACTATATCGGGTCGAGCGTGATTGGATCGGTGTCCGGCTTGGTGTGGAGCGCGGCCGGGTGGAACGGGGTGGTGGGCCTGCTGGCGCTGGCGCTCGGCTTGGCGCTGGCGATTGCGCTGCGCTTGCGCGGGCTGGCGCCGATTGAGGCGCTCAGTTTGAAAGCCGGGTAA
- a CDS encoding CaiB/BaiF CoA transferase family protein, whose product MTQAFSGMPKALGHIRVLDLSRVLAGPWCSQNLADLGADVIKIERPGVGDDTRAWGPPYARDADGNNTSEAAYFLTANRGKRSVTVDIATPEGQAIIRDLAREADVVLENYKVGQLKRYGLDYDSLKEIKPDLVYCSVTGFGQDGPYAHRAGYDFLIQGMGGLMSVTGERDDLPGGGPQKAGVALTDLMTGMYATVAVLAALTHRDRTGQGQYIDMALLDTQVAMLANVGSNYLNSGKAPKRWGNAHANIVPYQTFACADGHIIVATGNDGQYQKFVEAGGRPDLGADPRFTTNPLRVQHRDVLVPLLAEMVKTRTRDEWIAQLEAVGVPCGPINDIGEVFENAQVKARGVAIEMDHPAAGKVKLVRSPMKMSLTPAQADLPPPMLGQHTDEVLRDLLGRSDEEIAALRAKGAI is encoded by the coding sequence ATGACTCAAGCATTTTCCGGCATGCCCAAGGCGCTCGGCCACATCCGCGTACTTGACCTCTCGCGCGTGCTGGCCGGTCCCTGGTGCTCCCAGAACCTGGCCGATCTCGGCGCCGATGTAATCAAGATCGAACGACCCGGCGTGGGTGACGACACGCGCGCCTGGGGTCCGCCGTACGCGCGCGACGCCGACGGCAACAACACCAGCGAGGCGGCCTACTTCCTGACCGCGAACCGCGGCAAGCGTTCCGTCACGGTCGATATTGCCACTCCAGAGGGCCAGGCGATCATTCGCGATCTCGCGCGCGAGGCCGACGTGGTGCTGGAAAATTACAAGGTCGGCCAGCTGAAACGCTATGGCCTCGATTACGACAGCCTGAAAGAGATCAAGCCGGACCTGGTGTACTGCTCGGTGACCGGGTTTGGCCAGGACGGGCCGTATGCGCACCGCGCCGGCTACGACTTCCTGATCCAGGGCATGGGTGGGCTGATGTCGGTAACGGGTGAGCGCGACGACTTGCCCGGGGGCGGCCCGCAAAAGGCTGGCGTGGCGCTGACCGATCTGATGACCGGCATGTACGCCACCGTGGCGGTGCTGGCCGCGCTCACGCACCGCGACCGCACGGGCCAGGGCCAGTACATCGACATGGCGCTGCTCGACACGCAGGTGGCCATGCTGGCCAATGTGGGCAGCAATTACCTCAACAGCGGCAAGGCGCCCAAACGCTGGGGCAATGCGCACGCCAACATCGTGCCGTATCAGACGTTTGCGTGCGCGGACGGGCATATCATCGTCGCGACGGGGAACGATGGGCAGTATCAAAAGTTCGTGGAAGCGGGCGGACGGCCGGACCTCGGGGCGGACCCGCGCTTCACCACCAATCCGCTGCGCGTGCAGCACCGCGATGTGCTGGTGCCGCTGCTGGCGGAGATGGTGAAGACGCGCACGCGCGACGAGTGGATTGCGCAGCTCGAAGCAGTCGGCGTGCCGTGCGGGCCGATCAACGATATCGGTGAAGTGTTCGAGAACGCGCAGGTGAAGGCGCGCGGCGTGGCGATCGAGATGGATCATCCGGCGGCGGGCAAGGTGAAGCTGGTGCGCAGCCCGATGAAGATGTCGCTCACGCCGGCGCAGGCCGATTTGCCGCCGCCGATGCTGGGGCAGCATACAGATGAAGTGCTGCGCGATCTGCTGGGACGGAGCGATGAAGAGATTGCGGCGCTGAGGGCCAAAGGCGCGATTTAA
- the garD gene encoding galactarate dehydratase, translated as MTIPEKTPLHIRMHAGDNVAIVVNDGGLPAGTVFPDGLVLVDTVPQGHKVALADFAEGDAVIRYNVTIGFAARALPRGSWISEAVLRMPAARELEGLPIATRAAPVMAPLEGYTFQGFKNADGSVGTRNILAITTTVQCVSGVVEHAVKRIKSELLPRYPNVDDVVGLEHSYGCGVAIDAPGAEIPIRTLRNITQNPNFGGQAMVVSLGCEKLQPARLFPKGSIPILSGAEPAQVCLQDEGHVGFQSMIDSIMRTADVQLQALNARQRETCPASDLVVGVQCGGSDAFSGVTANPAVGYATDLLVRAGATVMFSEVTEVRDGIDQLTSRAANADVAQAMIREMAWYDAYLTRGGVDRSANTTPGNKKGGLSNIVEKAMGSIVKSGSSAITGVLSPGEKLKQKGLIYAATPASDFICGTLQLAAGMNIHVFTTGRGTPYGLAECPVIKVATRNDLARRWHDLMDVNAGRIASGEASIEDVGWELFKLMLDVASGSKTWAEHWKLHNALTLFNPAPVT; from the coding sequence ATGACGATTCCGGAAAAAACACCGCTCCATATCCGCATGCACGCGGGCGACAATGTCGCCATCGTGGTCAACGACGGCGGCTTGCCGGCGGGGACGGTGTTTCCCGATGGGCTGGTGCTAGTCGACACCGTGCCGCAGGGTCATAAAGTAGCCCTGGCCGATTTTGCCGAAGGCGATGCGGTGATCCGCTACAACGTGACCATCGGTTTCGCCGCGCGCGCACTGCCCAGGGGCAGCTGGATTTCCGAAGCGGTGCTGCGCATGCCGGCCGCGCGCGAGCTCGAAGGGCTGCCGATCGCCACCCGCGCCGCGCCCGTCATGGCGCCGCTGGAGGGCTATACCTTCCAGGGCTTCAAGAACGCAGATGGTTCGGTCGGCACGCGCAATATCCTGGCCATCACCACCACCGTGCAATGCGTTTCCGGCGTGGTCGAACATGCGGTCAAGCGCATCAAGAGCGAACTGCTGCCGCGCTACCCGAACGTGGACGACGTGGTCGGCCTCGAACATAGCTACGGCTGCGGCGTGGCGATCGATGCGCCGGGCGCCGAGATCCCGATCCGCACCTTGCGCAACATCACCCAGAACCCGAACTTCGGCGGCCAGGCGATGGTGGTCAGCCTGGGCTGCGAAAAGCTGCAGCCGGCGCGCCTGTTCCCGAAAGGCTCGATCCCGATCCTGAGCGGCGCCGAACCCGCGCAGGTGTGCCTGCAGGACGAGGGCCACGTCGGCTTTCAGTCGATGATCGATTCGATCATGCGCACCGCCGATGTGCAACTGCAGGCACTGAATGCGCGCCAGCGCGAAACCTGCCCCGCGTCCGACCTGGTGGTAGGCGTGCAGTGCGGCGGCAGCGATGCGTTTTCCGGCGTGACGGCCAATCCGGCGGTGGGCTACGCGACCGATCTGCTGGTGCGCGCCGGCGCCACCGTGATGTTTTCGGAAGTGACGGAAGTGCGCGACGGGATCGACCAACTGACGTCGCGCGCCGCCAACGCGGACGTGGCCCAAGCGATGATCCGCGAAATGGCCTGGTACGACGCTTACCTGACGCGCGGCGGCGTCGACCGCAGCGCCAACACCACGCCGGGTAACAAAAAGGGCGGGCTGTCGAACATCGTCGAAAAGGCGATGGGATCGATCGTCAAGTCGGGATCGTCCGCGATCACCGGCGTGCTCTCGCCCGGCGAGAAACTCAAACAGAAGGGGCTGATCTACGCAGCCACCCCCGCCAGTGACTTCATCTGCGGTACATTGCAGCTGGCGGCGGGGATGAATATCCACGTGTTCACCACGGGCCGCGGCACGCCATACGGCCTGGCCGAATGCCCGGTGATCAAGGTCGCCACGCGCAACGACCTGGCGCGCCGCTGGCACGACCTGATGGACGTGAACGCGGGCCGCATCGCCAGTGGCGAAGCGAGCATCGAAGACGTCGGCTGGGAGCTGTTCAAGCTGATGCTCGATGTCGCCAGCGGCAGCAAGACCTGGGCCGAACACTGGAAGCTGCACAATGCCCTGACCCTTTTCAATCCTGCACCGGTGACCTGA
- a CDS encoding NAD-dependent epimerase/dehydratase family protein produces the protein MSKPFKRILLTGAAGGLGRLLRERVKPWADIVRLSDLADVGPAGEGEEVVQCDLADKAAVMALMDGVDAVLHFGGISTEAPFDSIMQANILGMANLYEAIHKCGVKRVVFASSNHTMGFYKTTDLVDADMPTRPDGMYGVSKVFGESLSRYYYDRFGIETVCLRIGSCFPEPLNPRMMITYLSADDLVEALRCSLFAARVGHTIAFGVSDNKAKWWDDRKSRHLGFVAKDSSTRFEHMFPENGNYAPADDITITFQGGSFLLTGPQYN, from the coding sequence ATGAGCAAACCATTCAAACGTATTTTGCTGACCGGCGCAGCCGGCGGCCTCGGACGCTTGCTGCGCGAGCGCGTCAAACCATGGGCTGACATCGTGCGCCTGTCCGACCTGGCCGATGTCGGCCCGGCCGGCGAAGGCGAGGAAGTGGTCCAGTGCGACCTGGCCGACAAGGCCGCCGTGATGGCGCTGATGGACGGCGTGGACGCGGTACTGCACTTCGGCGGCATTTCGACCGAAGCGCCGTTCGATTCGATCATGCAAGCCAATATTCTGGGCATGGCCAATCTGTACGAAGCGATTCACAAGTGCGGCGTCAAGCGCGTGGTGTTCGCCAGCTCGAACCACACGATGGGCTTCTACAAGACCACCGACCTGGTCGACGCCGACATGCCAACGCGGCCTGATGGCATGTATGGCGTCAGCAAGGTGTTCGGTGAATCGCTGTCGCGCTACTACTACGACCGCTTCGGCATCGAAACTGTGTGCCTGCGCATCGGTTCGTGCTTTCCGGAGCCGCTCAACCCGCGCATGATGATTACGTATCTGAGCGCCGACGACTTGGTCGAAGCGCTGCGCTGCTCGCTGTTTGCCGCGCGCGTGGGCCACACCATCGCCTTCGGCGTGTCGGACAACAAGGCCAAATGGTGGGACGACCGCAAATCGCGTCACCTCGGTTTTGTGGCCAAAGACAGCTCGACCCGGTTCGAACACATGTTCCCGGAAAACGGCAACTACGCGCCGGCAGACGACATCACCATCACCTTCCAGGGTGGCAGTTTTCTTTTGACGGGACCTCAATATAACTAG
- a CDS encoding aldose 1-epimerase, which translates to MRNAQLSAEILPGFGGALSRLDWIGGAAPVPVLRPYAGGDAAPRPNQLACFPLVPWSNRMAGGFPYGGERYDIAPNRDGDPFPIHGEGWQRPWTVAFQSASQVLLMLERRDGMPFSYRASLDYALRGNALVVTLEVTNTGPLALPFGLGLHPWMPRSPGTTLQAAARKVWMAGADKLPSHAEAIPEMWSFERERALPDGLIDNVFEGWDGKARIRWPESGLNLAIAADSGYYIVYAPAGGDFFCFEPVDHLINAHNMAGGPARHGLTILAPGQRLRRVFSFAVTGSVIPT; encoded by the coding sequence TTGCGTAACGCGCAGCTCTCCGCCGAAATCCTTCCGGGTTTCGGCGGCGCTTTGTCGCGTCTGGACTGGATCGGCGGTGCGGCGCCGGTCCCGGTGCTGCGCCCGTACGCCGGCGGCGATGCGGCGCCGCGTCCTAATCAATTGGCGTGCTTTCCGCTGGTGCCGTGGTCGAACCGGATGGCCGGGGGCTTTCCGTATGGCGGTGAGCGCTACGACATCGCCCCGAACCGTGACGGTGATCCGTTTCCGATTCATGGCGAGGGTTGGCAGCGGCCATGGACAGTGGCGTTTCAGTCGGCCAGCCAGGTGCTGCTGATGCTGGAGCGGCGCGACGGCATGCCTTTCTCGTACCGCGCTTCGCTCGACTATGCCTTGCGTGGCAATGCGCTGGTGGTGACGCTGGAGGTGACCAATACCGGTCCGCTGGCGCTGCCGTTCGGTCTGGGATTGCATCCGTGGATGCCGCGCAGTCCGGGTACGACTTTGCAGGCGGCGGCGCGCAAGGTGTGGATGGCGGGCGCGGACAAACTGCCCTCGCATGCGGAAGCGATTCCGGAGATGTGGTCGTTCGAGCGTGAGCGCGCGCTGCCTGATGGCTTGATCGACAATGTGTTCGAAGGCTGGGATGGGAAGGCGCGCATTCGCTGGCCCGAGAGCGGCTTGAACCTGGCCATCGCTGCGGATAGCGGGTACTACATCGTGTATGCACCGGCTGGCGGGGATTTTTTCTGCTTCGAGCCGGTGGATCACTTGATCAACGCGCACAATATGGCGGGAGGGCCGGCCAGGCACGGCTTGACGATACTGGCGCCCGGGCAGAGGCTGCGGCGTGTGTTCAGTTTTGCGGTCACCGGGTCCGTCATTCCCACTTAA
- the speD gene encoding adenosylmethionine decarboxylase: MNAPVHRPAGIHLLADFHGIDPALLTATADIDALLRSGAAAAGARILHSHFHSFGDTLGVTGVVLLAESHISIHTWPEYGFAAADIFMCGDAQPQLALQVIEQALKPASRVVQTIERGVATTVVPAQAGIQVRAVAIG, from the coding sequence GTGAACGCTCCCGTGCATCGCCCGGCCGGCATTCATCTGCTGGCTGATTTTCATGGCATCGATCCGGCCCTGCTGACCGCGACCGCGGACATCGACGCCCTGCTGCGCTCCGGGGCCGCAGCGGCGGGGGCGCGCATCTTGCACAGCCATTTTCACAGCTTCGGCGACACGCTGGGAGTGACCGGCGTGGTGCTGCTGGCCGAATCCCATATCTCGATTCACACGTGGCCGGAGTACGGCTTCGCCGCGGCGGATATTTTCATGTGCGGGGATGCGCAGCCGCAGCTGGCGTTGCAGGTGATTGAGCAGGCGCTCAAGCCGGCGTCGCGCGTGGTGCAGACCATTGAGCGAGGTGTGGCCACCACCGTCGTCCCCGCGCAGGCGGGGATCCAAGTTCGCGCCGTAGCCATAGGCTGA
- a CDS encoding DUF4178 domain-containing protein — MQIVSCPSCGAEVQFKSHAAVMAVCEFCRATLLKDAESVKNLGTMSSVLEDYSPIQIGTSGTVGGRNFTVVGRIQLRYAEGMWNEWYVLYDDGSNAWLGDSSGLFTLTAERKVAGALPAFDAIRVASVYSIDQQRYLASEKRSCECIAGQGELPFRVGTGWRIRVADFRSGPLFLTLDYTDGETPVVYTGVAVTLADMRCQLLRDDEQIRASAGKYRGKVDTLDCPSCGSMITYLPGVATNLVCPACAAQLDAAGPKASVLAAGEKVERMRTTIKIGSKANINGSECTVIGAMIRSPGGGPSWTEYLVYSTRINFFWLIETGDGWYRADVMSDWPAWDPVDPEAARADKVGYKNIDDYVATVVAAAGAFNWRVAAGDRTRVLEFKYGKTSLAAEITGEEMTWSRSTPLAQDQVMAWFGNAANKAHAVQGASPPSPSALSGTMGKFFWWLLGLNLIPLLVNFGTTAMYLILALLAICIPAAFTNAAGKDDK; from the coding sequence ATGCAAATCGTTTCCTGCCCAAGCTGCGGCGCCGAAGTCCAATTCAAATCGCACGCCGCCGTCATGGCGGTGTGCGAATTTTGTCGCGCCACCCTGCTCAAGGATGCCGAATCGGTCAAGAACCTGGGCACCATGTCGTCGGTGCTGGAAGACTATTCGCCGATCCAGATCGGCACCAGCGGCACCGTCGGCGGACGCAATTTCACGGTGGTCGGGCGCATCCAGCTGCGCTACGCCGAAGGCATGTGGAACGAATGGTACGTGCTGTACGACGACGGCAGCAACGCCTGGCTGGGCGACTCGTCCGGCCTGTTCACCCTCACCGCCGAGCGCAAAGTCGCCGGCGCCCTGCCCGCCTTCGATGCGATCCGCGTGGCCAGCGTCTATAGCATCGACCAGCAGCGCTACCTGGCGTCGGAAAAGCGCAGCTGCGAATGCATCGCCGGCCAGGGCGAATTGCCGTTCCGGGTCGGCACCGGCTGGCGCATCCGCGTGGCCGACTTCCGCAGCGGCCCGCTGTTCCTCACGCTCGACTACACCGATGGCGAAACGCCGGTGGTCTACACCGGGGTGGCGGTCACCCTGGCCGACATGCGCTGCCAGCTGCTGCGCGACGATGAACAGATCCGCGCCAGCGCCGGCAAATATCGCGGCAAGGTCGATACGCTCGACTGCCCTTCGTGCGGCAGCATGATCACCTACCTGCCGGGCGTGGCGACCAACCTGGTATGCCCGGCCTGCGCCGCGCAGCTGGACGCAGCCGGACCGAAAGCGAGCGTGCTGGCCGCGGGCGAGAAGGTCGAGCGCATGCGCACCACCATCAAAATCGGCAGCAAGGCCAATATCAACGGCAGCGAGTGCACCGTGATCGGCGCCATGATCCGCTCACCGGGCGGCGGGCCAAGCTGGACCGAATACCTGGTGTACAGCACCCGCATCAATTTTTTCTGGCTGATCGAAACCGGCGACGGCTGGTATCGCGCCGATGTCATGAGCGATTGGCCGGCCTGGGACCCTGTCGACCCCGAAGCGGCCCGCGCCGACAAGGTAGGCTACAAAAACATCGACGACTATGTGGCCACGGTGGTTGCCGCCGCTGGCGCCTTCAACTGGCGGGTGGCGGCCGGCGACCGCACCCGCGTGCTGGAATTCAAATACGGCAAGACCAGTCTGGCGGCCGAGATCACCGGCGAAGAGATGACGTGGTCGCGCTCCACGCCGCTCGCCCAGGACCAGGTGATGGCGTGGTTCGGCAATGCGGCCAACAAAGCCCACGCGGTCCAGGGTGCGTCGCCCCCGTCGCCCTCGGCGCTCTCCGGCACCATGGGGAAATTTTTCTGGTGGCTGCTCGGATTGAATCTGATTCCGCTGCTGGTTAACTTCGGCACGACCGCGATGTACCTGATCCTGGCCTTGCTGGCCATTTGCATTCCAGCCGCGTTTACCAATGCGGCTGGCAAGGACGATAAATGA